Within Hydra vulgaris chromosome 02, alternate assembly HydraT2T_AEP, the genomic segment actttttttcatgttaagttttattttactgaCTTCAAAAGAAATGTTACTTTAAAACTATGGTTATCATGATTGcttgtatattaaaatattataatcagGTGCTGGgtgaaaacatataaaatactCTCTGATTACTAGCTTGATACCTTTTTACGTTTTTTACCCAGCTGAATTCGCTGCGTAGCGTTTTTACTGTAGATTTATgcaaacatataaatttttaaataaactaataaaacttacaatattttagaaaaatccgGATTATCTCGAATAAaggaatacaaatttttttcaaaaaagtttgaagtaAGTTAACAATTAGCATTGTGACTTAATATCCATTAATAAGATGTTTGTcgtaagataaaattaaaaatgtcatgCGTTAgacaaataaattgatttagcCTCGTTCAACATTTTTTGCCTCACTATATTtaacattcttttttaatttaaatactagtatcacattttaaaatgagtttattaacatttatttgcgtttgtttattgtttatattaatatttattgattaattgCTACATtcctttaaattattataaaggaaaattttctaattttaaaggCGACAGTGACGGTAACAACGACGTTGTAGATAACATCCCAAACAACTTTAAACCAAACTTGATGGAATCAGAGCAACAAAATGAtgttaaaccttttaaaataagaacagAATTGCAAAATAGCAATGAAGATAGCTTTTGGGATAAAAATGGAAACATTGCGTTTTATGGAGTACAAGGTAACCTGGCAGTTCACGTAATAGTTTGAGCATATACCTGAAAATGTTACAAGACTTGCATGTTTCTGAAAAATTGTTGTCGCTTGtactcaaatatatttttaaaactgtattttgactacaataataatatttaatgttttatttaggAGAAGTGGATAAAGAGATACCCAAAAAACCAAAGTATATTCTTCATCTTCTGGACAAAGAAGCGGAGAGCTACGAAATGGCAAACAAAGGATATAGAcctactttgtttaaaaataacgAAGAGAGGTTtatgtcaaatattttaaatcccAAAACAGTAAATGGAGGACTCAGCGATGTGACTGAAAACTTTCTTAGAAATAGTTATATCCCAATCAGATCAGTTTGCAAACCCAagtgttgaaaataaaaattatttggggATTCAAAGGAGTCATCAGCAAATTCATAATcacttaaacaattatttatgaCGTGAGTGGCAAAATTATCATAAGCATGAAAGAGAAAATGCATTACAGCGCGAAAGAGAAGAACTGATTGAACAGGAACAAAAAGAGCACGCTTCTTTATTAGCCTATAGACTGG encodes:
- the LOC136076358 gene encoding uncharacterized protein LOC136076358, whose translation is MESEQQNDVKPFKIRTELQNSNEDSFWDKNGNIAFYGVQGEVDKEIPKKPKYILHLLDKEAESYEMANKGYRPTLFKNNEERFMSNILNPKTVNGGLSDVTENFLRNSYIPIRSVCKPKC